One Pseudomonas muyukensis DNA segment encodes these proteins:
- a CDS encoding phasin family protein: MAKVNLKQKDDAQGSTLGEVRGYARKIWLAGIGAYARVGQEGSDYFKELVKAGEGVEKRGKKRIGKAVDAANTQLDEATQEVTRVPGRVEAQLDKIERAFDARVGRALNRLGIPSKHDVEALSIKLEQLHELLERVAHKP; the protein is encoded by the coding sequence ATGGCCAAAGTGAATCTCAAGCAAAAAGACGATGCCCAAGGCAGCACCCTGGGCGAGGTGCGCGGCTACGCGCGCAAGATCTGGCTGGCAGGCATCGGTGCCTACGCCCGCGTCGGCCAGGAAGGTTCCGACTACTTCAAGGAGCTGGTCAAGGCCGGAGAAGGCGTCGAGAAGCGCGGCAAGAAGCGCATCGGCAAGGCCGTCGACGCGGCCAACACCCAGCTCGACGAAGCCACCCAGGAAGTCACCCGCGTGCCCGGTCGGGTCGAGGCGCAGCTGGATAAAATCGAGCGGGCCTTCGACGCACGGGTTGGTCGCGCCTTGAATCGCCTCGGCATTCCGTCTAAACATGACGTTGAGGCGTTGTCCATCAAGCTTGAACAGCTGCACGAGCTGCTCGAGCGCGTCGCGCACAAACCATAA
- a CDS encoding polyhydroxyalkanoic acid system family protein, whose amino-acid sequence MTQISVERKHSLGREAARAKAEALVDRLTREYDLKARWNGDRVEVSRSGANGSVHIGEDTIRVELKLGMMLSMMSGSIKGEIERALDKALA is encoded by the coding sequence ATGACCCAGATCAGCGTCGAACGCAAACACTCCCTCGGCCGCGAGGCTGCCCGCGCCAAGGCCGAAGCGCTGGTCGACAGGCTGACCCGCGAATACGACCTCAAGGCCCGTTGGAACGGCGACCGCGTCGAGGTGTCGCGCAGTGGCGCCAACGGCAGCGTGCACATCGGCGAGGACACCATCCGCGTCGAGCTGAAGCTGGGCATGATGCTGTCGATGATGAGCGGTAGCATCAAGGGCGAGATCGAGCGGGCGCTGGACAAGGCCCTGGCCTGA